The following are encoded in a window of Myxococcales bacterium genomic DNA:
- a CDS encoding RICIN domain-containing protein — translation MTKSQPNQRGQVTFSSQLDTAQASSALSIDVDAKAHFGIYKGEGSFKMAREATSSSGSYTILLSASQLGPLLQSSSVALTSQAAELRERDPESFLQSCGDQVITSVQLGSRLAIAYRVSFSSDELKSEMTGSLSASATFGELSTKLSKASSSQKKGISISLTATQLGGDPSKLTRVLDPKSAVTCSGDNLDACLDLAQKALDYASNDYPTQFGASDGYVPVSFSTAKLSSVGISGVDFPDTPGSVVTARRDLQTAFDSVVTLRSLADVRATSPAYDAAKVKSVQAWLDADNAALQAVVPKCFDDVETVQGEDDPKVVACVSAAKQAIAKVHAESDVRAALDAAAQTFYGKSLVLAARSDVCLDLYHGGTSDFTSVGAYVCNGSNPQLWSYSMDGRIRSQMSTNACLDIDHSGVAEGTKVDIYSCDKTDQTWTLDDQGRLRGVTGMCVTLAAPAKAGDHVQATMQTCRDQDTAGAYQHFVVK, via the coding sequence GTGACGAAGTCGCAGCCGAACCAGCGCGGTCAGGTGACCTTCTCGAGCCAACTGGACACGGCCCAAGCGAGCTCTGCGCTCTCGATCGACGTCGACGCGAAGGCCCACTTCGGGATCTACAAGGGCGAGGGCTCGTTCAAGATGGCGAGGGAGGCGACGTCGTCGAGCGGCTCCTACACCATCCTCCTCTCGGCCTCGCAGCTCGGGCCGCTCCTCCAGTCGAGCAGCGTGGCCCTCACGAGCCAGGCCGCGGAGCTCCGCGAGCGCGATCCGGAGAGCTTCCTCCAGTCGTGCGGCGATCAGGTCATCACGAGCGTCCAGCTCGGCTCGCGCCTGGCCATCGCGTACCGCGTGAGCTTCTCGTCGGACGAGCTGAAGAGCGAGATGACGGGCTCGCTATCGGCCAGCGCGACGTTCGGGGAGCTCTCGACGAAGCTCTCGAAGGCGAGCAGCTCGCAGAAGAAGGGCATCTCCATCTCGCTCACGGCGACCCAGCTCGGCGGTGACCCCTCCAAGCTCACCCGCGTGCTCGACCCGAAGAGCGCGGTCACGTGCTCGGGGGACAACCTCGACGCGTGCCTCGACCTCGCCCAGAAGGCGCTCGATTACGCCTCGAACGACTACCCGACGCAGTTCGGTGCCTCGGACGGGTACGTCCCCGTCTCGTTCTCGACGGCGAAGCTCTCGTCGGTGGGCATCTCCGGCGTCGACTTCCCGGACACCCCCGGCAGCGTCGTGACTGCGCGTCGTGATCTCCAGACGGCCTTCGACTCGGTCGTGACGCTCCGCTCCCTCGCCGACGTGCGGGCCACGAGCCCGGCCTACGACGCTGCGAAGGTGAAGTCCGTCCAAGCCTGGCTCGACGCCGACAACGCCGCCCTCCAGGCCGTGGTGCCGAAGTGCTTCGACGACGTGGAGACCGTGCAGGGCGAGGACGATCCGAAGGTCGTCGCGTGCGTCTCGGCCGCGAAGCAGGCCATCGCCAAGGTGCACGCCGAGAGCGACGTGCGAGCCGCCCTCGACGCAGCCGCGCAGACCTTCTACGGGAAATCGTTGGTGCTCGCGGCGCGCAGCGACGTGTGCCTCGACCTCTACCACGGGGGTACCTCGGACTTCACGTCGGTCGGCGCGTACGTGTGCAACGGCTCGAACCCGCAGCTCTGGAGCTACTCGATGGACGGGCGCATCCGCAGCCAGATGAGCACCAACGCGTGCCTCGACATCGACCACTCGGGCGTGGCCGAGGGCACCAAGGTCGACATCTACTCGTGCGACAAGACCGACCAGACCTGGACCCTGGACGACCAGGGCCGCCTCCGCGGCGTGACGGGCATGTGCGTCACGTTGGCGGCCCCGGCCAAGGCTGGCGACCACGTCCAGGCGACGATGCAGACCTGCCGTGACCAAGACACCGCCGGCGCCTACCAGCACTTCGTCGTGAAGTGA